The nucleotide sequence ATATAGCTTTCTGCCTAAGAAGCCTGCCATCAAAGTTGATTATGTAGAGGACATGCAGCTTGCTTTATTCTAATCTTATATCGAACTCACGTTATTATTATGAATTAAATGGCTTAAACTAACATAAAAACGATTATGGTGAAAATTTTTGCAAAACACGGAACATCTGACAAGGCGCTTGTTATTTGCGCACGCGAAGAAGTATTGTATGCCCAAAAACGACTAAGTGAAAAATTTGGTGGAAATTGGCTATTGGTCGATAAAATTGACAGAAACAATGCTGAGTTTCTTTTATTTAACGATAATTTTATTTATAAAGGATTTCACGGAAAAGACGAGCGATATTGTAATGGCATAGAAACATTTCAACACTAAATAAATATGAAGTATTATTTTGTATCGTACATGGCATGGGGGAAAAATCGGACATTCTTTCGTTAGAACTGATGACGATTTTTTTAGCGTTCGAGAGTTTTGCGATGAGATGTACGATGAAACCGGAGGAGACTATATGGTTCTTTTTTATAAAGAAATAAGCCTTGAGGAATACAAATTTAACACTGACTAAATTCGAACGATTATGAACGAAAAAGAAAAACAATTAGAAGAACTCAAGGAGGCGGCAAAACCTCTTATTAAGTATTTGTGTGAAAATCATCATCCACATGTAACCGCCATCGTTACTCCCACCGGAGTGGAAGTTTTGGAGGGTGTCCTGATGGTTCAGGATATAACCGAATTTATTGTGGATTAAAGTGAATAACCATGGAAAGAAATAAAAGCCCTCCTTATATTATACATAGGTTGCAAGCATAAAAACAAAGCCGGCCGAAGTCCATCTTCAGTCGGTTTTTTTTGTACACTGTCAGATTTTATGTGTATTTTTGCGTATATGGCAAAAGGACGGGATAAAAGATTAATCGAACTTCGTAACGAAGCGCTGTGCCGCCGGTATTATTACTGGACGGAAGTACAGCGCCTTCGTTTTGACGATACCCTAAAAGTTTTGTCTGAACAGGAGTTCTTTATCTCAGAGGAACGTATTATGGCCATTATCCGGGAGTACCATGGTAAAATAGAGGACTTGACCGTTAAACCTGTTCCAAAAATAAAGAAACCCAAATTGAAGCTGAGCCAGCTCAAGCTTTTCCCGGAAGAGTAACAATATCGTTGACCATTAGGCTGTATTGATGCTCGTACACCTTGACAGCATGAGGCCTGCTGTAATTAATAGTCTTTTTTCTGATCAGTGGACTGTTCACTCCTGATACGAATCCTTGCAATTTCCGGTGTATCGCTGTCGATAGTTTCATCCGCTCGATGGCCTTGTCTTCTGTCGTACTTCCGTAATGGGTATCGTCGTAACAATCGATAGCCAAACGGACAGTAACGATACAATTCCCTCGCTGGAAGCCTCCTCCCAGGTTCGACCATTCAACCTCTGCCGGAGATATCAACACACAAGGGAAAGTTACCGGATAGGTATCTTCCGCCGTCTCGATTGCTTCCAGTTGACCGTAATCCTCATCGATCAGGCTCATCCCGGGAAAATTATCCGCGATTAAATTCTGAATGTCATTGAATAACTGTTCCATATATTTATATATCTAAAATTTTACCTACTTCTTCATCCCATTTGTCGGATATCTTTTTATTCAGTTCCGCACTTTCGCCGATAAATTGTCTTTTCGGCATTGTGATTTTTATCTTTAGCTTTTTCTTTTTGGTTAGAGCCAGGCGCTTCCATCGCTCTGCATCATCATTCGGCATTGCGGCTCCTTTCTTCCCTCCTCCGGCAGCATAATATTGCGCCCAAGCGAATTTGCGCATTTTCGGTGTTACGGTTGGATTACTATTTATTGTTCCTCCTTCGTTATGGATGGATGCATAATCGACATTATCCACTATCTTTACTCTGGCATCTCCCGGAACGTATTTTACTTCGTTCATCAGGTGGTTTCTCCCACTGGTAAGGGTCGGATAGTTGCTCTGGGCAGAGCTGCTTCCTGAAGACAGACGCTTGGACGGCTTCCATTTATTCAAACCGTTATTTACAAAACCACCTTTTCTAAAGTTGTTTTTGTAGTGGGATTGCGCCATGGCTCCGACAATAACCGGCATTTTCCGACGTCGCAAGTCCTCCAGTTCTTTCTTTTTGGAGAGCATCCACCCCGTAAATTGCTTAATATCCATTTAAATGCTTTTTATTTGGTGTTTAAATCAAAATAAATAACTATATTTGCAGGTAGATACCGAAAGGTGTTTAGCTATGCTACGGCATGTGCGCTTGCAGGGGGAGTTCATCTCCCTACTGTTTTTTAAATAGCTGCCTTACTTTCCCTTTCTCATAAACCCATACTTCCTCAATGTCGTATTTGAAATTCTTATCCGCCAGCCTTTCATAGATATTCCGCCGGATATACCTGTCCGATGCCCCTTTGTTATTATTGATAATAATCCGGGATGATTGCTTGGCTCCATGCGATATCATATTGGATATTTTACGTTTCTTGAATGGTGGGACAAAACTTTCAAACTCATAAAACAGATCGCCCACTTTCAGATCCGGACACTTCCGTTCATAAATTGTTCCGGTAAGTGATCCGTATATTTCCTTATATGCTTCCGACTTGAAGTGGACGGAAGGTGTGAGCTTCACAATGTTTCCTTCTTTTGCCAACTGATTAGCTACTGTCAGAAGGGATTTGTAATCGTCTTTTTTCTCTACCAGTTCGTGGATCAGGACTTCTCCTCCGTTCTTATACTTCTTGTAAGACACATACTGAAGAGATAAAGGCTTCTCTATATTTTCGGAGATAAAGTTCTCTACTGCCTTTTTCGCGCCCTTACCGGCATCCTTAATATATGGATGGGTATCGGAGAATACTTTTCCGTCGATTCCAGGATTATTGTCCAGTCCCGGATCCGGTCTGTCTTCTTCGTGCGGGATCAGTTCTTTTCCAGTTGCCGGGTCATCGGTCGCCTCCAGTGAGCATTTGCAGTTCCAACGATCTCCGGGACGATGATTCGACCAGAATGGATGTCTTTGCGGAAGAGTCAGCCCAATGCTCCAGTATTGTTTATGTACCAAATCGGGCGTAATACTCGTTGTCGGCATCCACCGGAGATTCGGTAAAATATCCTTTACCCGCCGGAACTGTTCCCAGTCCGCTGCCTGATGGGCGCGGAGTACTGCCGTATCATATTCTGTCCGGAGCCAGTGTTTAACATTATGATCCGTTATCGGAGCCACATCCTCGGCAAACCGGTCAAATGATTTTAATTTACCATTCTCATCTACCAGCTGGGCAGCAATATCGTTTTGCAACCGGTGTGTCCTGAAAGCTGAAAAGACGGCATTATTATACTTGAGTTGCTGATAGAAGTCATAATCCGGATCATACATCGTCCTGACTCCATATCCTTCATCGGTAGCCTGGTTAAATACTTTCCATGTCTCATCAAAGAGCCCCCGGTCGATTTCGGTCATCGGGTTGAACTTCTTTTCATAGATACGGATAAGAGTTTCCTTCAAGACATTCTCATCGAACAGGAATGCTTTGGATGCTTCATTTTTGAAAGGGTGTACGGAGTAATACAAATTATCCATCCTCTCGCGGAAGCCCCCGTAGTCTCGGCGGGGGCTTAGTCGAAAAAACGGTTAAAGAAGTTATTAGCGGTTTTTACTTTTTCCTTTTCGATAATAACATCTTCCTTCTCTTTTTCCTTTTTGACCTTCATCCGGGAATTGTAGTCTTTCGGTTTTTCTATGCCGAAAGTTTCATAGAGGTAGTCATGCGAAACCGGCAATCCCATGCCCATCAGTTTTTCAACCATGGCCAGTTTCTTATCTATGTCTACTTCTTCCGATTCATAATCGAAGCTTCCGCCTTCAGTCGAAAATCCAAGAGAAGCAAATGTATCAGTCATGTCATAGTTCAGGATGTTCAGTATATCCGTTCTGTCCATTTGGTTAATCAATTCTTCTGATTTTTTCTGTACCGTTCCCAGCGCTTGAGTACCGGTAGCAGACGCTTCTGTTGTCAGGGTATTGCCCAGGAACAATTTGGATATTTCCGCGTTACATCGCTCAGTCAGTTTATCATAAAGATCAGCGCTGCCGGATTTATTGTTGCTTTCGACAAACCGGAACCCGCTCCCTTCAGGTCGGATAATAACGGCAGCTCCTCCATCTTCAAAAGCATCCTTCAGTATCCGGCTACGTGCATCTTCATCATTCCCATCGTAAGTATATTCCCGGACAGGCATACCGAATATTTCGGAAAATTGCGCCCAGTCGGCCATCGTATTACGTTTATAGATGACATAAGGAGCTGCCTGGGCAAAAATGCCCGGATCATTCGGATCCCCGACAAAGAGGAGGTCTTCGTACTCATCCCAGGAAGTACCGGTAATGTCTGTTTGCCGCTGTAATATTAATCGTCTTTGCGGGTCGACATGCTTACGTGGGATCAGATCATAGTCAATCCACTTTCCGTTCATATAAAATTGGAAAAGAGAATTTCCCCATGTCTTATAGTCCCATGCATCAGACAGGAACCGATAGAACCAGGGAGAACGAAGCTGCTCATTAATCACATCGTCCGGAACTCCATTTCTCCGGAATACAATCGGTGTGCATAGGACGGCACTTTTACGTTTAGTAACGACCGATGCCACGTGCGGATCCATCATTATCTCACTAAACAGGTCATAAAGCTTGCTCCGCCGGGAATAGTCGATATTCTCGAAGTTATGTATCCCGGCCATATAAGTGGCCATGTCGATACCGAACCGCTGGGTTTGTGTAAGTATGATTGTGTTGGGAGATGTTTGTCCCGGACGCGGAACGTTTCCTC is from Dysgonomonadaceae bacterium PH5-43 and encodes:
- a CDS encoding hypothetical protein (product_source=Hypo-rule applied) codes for the protein MVKIFAKHGTSDKALVICAREEVLYAQKRLSEKFGGNWLLVDKIDRNNAEFLLFNDNFIYKGFHGKDERYCNGIETFQH
- a CDS encoding hypothetical protein (product_source=Hypo-rule applied; superfamily=140990) gives rise to the protein MNEKEKQLEELKEAAKPLIKYLCENHHPHVTAIVTPTGVEVLEGVLMVQDITEFIVD
- a CDS encoding hypothetical protein (product_source=Hypo-rule applied; cath_funfam=3.30.750.50; superfamily=52540), producing MAKGRDKRLIELRNEALCRRYYYWTEVQRLRFDDTLKVLSEQEFFISEERIMAIIREYHGKIEDLTVKPVPKIKKPKLKLSQLKLFPEE
- a CDS encoding hypothetical protein (product_source=Hypo-rule applied) — translated: MEQLFNDIQNLIADNFPGMSLIDEDYGQLEAIETAEDTYPVTFPCVLISPAEVEWSNLGGGFQRGNCIVTVRLAIDCYDDTHYGSTTEDKAIERMKLSTAIHRKLQGFVSGVNSPLIRKKTINYSRPHAVKVYEHQYSLMVNDIVTLPGKA
- a CDS encoding phage gpG-like protein (product_source=COG5005; cog=COG5005); translated protein: MDIKQFTGWMLSKKKELEDLRRRKMPVIVGAMAQSHYKNNFRKGGFVNNGLNKWKPSKRLSSGSSSAQSNYPTLTSGRNHLMNEVKYVPGDARVKIVDNVDYASIHNEGGTINSNPTVTPKMRKFAWAQYYAAGGGKKGAAMPNDDAERWKRLALTKKKKLKIKITMPKRQFIGESAELNKKISDKWDEEVGKILDI
- a CDS encoding hypothetical protein (product_source=Hypo-rule applied), with product MDNLYYSVHPFKNEASKAFLFDENVLKETLIRIYEKKFNPMTEIDRGLFDETWKVFNQATDEGYGVRTMYDPDYDFYQQLKYNNAVFSAFRTHRLQNDIAAQLVDENGKLKSFDRFAEDVAPITDHNVKHWLRTEYDTAVLRAHQAADWEQFRRVKDILPNLRWMPTTSITPDLVHKQYWSIGLTLPQRHPFWSNHRPGDRWNCKCSLEATDDPATGKELIPHEEDRPDPGLDNNPGIDGKVFSDTHPYIKDAGKGAKKAVENFISENIEKPLSLQYVSYKKYKNGGEVLIHELVEKKDDYKSLLTVANQLAKEGNIVKLTPSVHFKSEAYKEIYGSLTGTIYERKCPDLKVGDLFYEFESFVPPFKKRKISNMISHGAKQSSRIIINNNKGASDRYIRRNIYERLADKNFKYDIEEVWVYEKGKVRQLFKKQ
- a CDS encoding hypothetical protein (product_source=Hypo-rule applied; cath_funfam=3.40.50.10660; pfam=PF06074), with amino-acid sequence MARKKKQNRVTVGGNVPRPGQTSPNTIILTQTQRFGIDMATYMAGIHNFENIDYSRRSKLYDLFSEIMMDPHVASVVTKRKSAVLCTPIVFRRNGVPDDVINEQLRSPWFYRFLSDAWDYKTWGNSLFQFYMNGKWIDYDLIPRKHVDPQRRLILQRQTDITGTSWDEYEDLLFVGDPNDPGIFAQAAPYVIYKRNTMADWAQFSEIFGMPVREYTYDGNDEDARSRILKDAFEDGGAAVIIRPEGSGFRFVESNNKSGSADLYDKLTERCNAEISKLFLGNTLTTEASATGTQALGTVQKKSEELINQMDRTDILNILNYDMTDTFASLGFSTEGGSFDYESEEVDIDKKLAMVEKLMGMGLPVSHDYLYETFGIEKPKDYNSRMKVKKEKEKEDVIIEKEKVKTANNFFNRFFD